The following DNA comes from Triticum aestivum cultivar Chinese Spring chromosome 3D, IWGSC CS RefSeq v2.1, whole genome shotgun sequence.
CTGTTTCCAAGACAACTGGGAGTCAAGGGGAAACCACACAGACCAATGTTTCCAATGTAAGCAGATGCGTCGAAAGTTCCGAGCTGATTTCCTAATGGTATCTTTCCGGATAGAGTGTTGTACGATAGGTTCATATGGCTTAAAGAGGTCATGGTTTCCATGCTTGAAGGGATTCCACCGGAAAGCTCATTGTTTGACAAGTCAAGTGATTCCAATTGCTTGAGCTCACCAATTTTCTTAGGGATTTCCCCACTTAAGTTGTTCCATGAAAAGTTCAGGCCTCTTAATCCAATGAGACAACCAATATCTCGAGGAATCACTCCGGTTAGACTGTTGCTTGATAAATCAAGAATCACCATGTAAGATATTTGCAGAGAAAATTCTAGTTGTTGCCCTTTAGTAAGAACTGATACTTTGTCCATGGAATAAACACCATCATATACTGAGTTATATATCTGGAGCCCTTGGCCACTCAAGAGCGCTTGATAAAGAGCATAACTGTATCCAGAACTTTGGGCCATTGCGCTGATCTTAACTAATGAGTCTGGCATGCTTCCTGAGAACTTGTTGTGTGCAAGATCTAAAAACTGCAGCCTTTGAAGCATTCCAATTTCTACGGGAATTTTTCCAGAAAACATATTGTACCGCAGACGTAGGAGTGCCAAGTACGGAAAGTTCACACCCATCCATGTGGGTAGGTCTCCGGAGAATTTGTTATAAGACAGATCAATAAAAACAAGGTACTGGCAGTTTCTAAGAACTTTTGGGAAATCTCCTGAGAGGTTGTTGGTATTTAAATTTACCACATGAAGACTACTCATCTGCGAGTTAGAATCCTCTTCACAAGTTGGAACTTCTCCTGTAAGCTTGTTTCCTGATAGGTCTAGCACAACCAACTGTGACAATGAGCATATTGAAGATGGAATGGTGCCTGATATTGAATTGTTATAAAGAATAAGCTCCTCCAATAAAGGGGCTGCAAAATCTGACGGCAATGTCCCAGAGAAAGAGTTTCCTGATAAGTCCATGTATTCGGTATTTCTTGGAAATTTTGGCACCATACCTATCAATCTATTATTGGACAGTACCATTTTTTGTGTACTCATAAATTCCAAGGTTGCTGGAAGTGTGCCGGTTATCTCATTATCTGACAAATCTATGAAGTTTGTCCTTGAAAATGCAACCCAAAACCAAGCTGGGATTGCAGTTATGCTTGCATTTGACATATGTAGGAGCTGAAGGCCTGTCTGTGATCTAAGCCATGGCGGGAATGCCGGTCCTAGCTGCAAAGATGCTAAGAAAATTGCTTGTAGCTTGAATGGAGGAATCCAATTCGGACTGACCTTTATCTGAAGGTCTGTGTTGTGCAACCCCAAGAACTTCAAATCTTTAAGGCCTTTTAGATGATATTCAGTAACTATACCATTTAGTCTGTTTCCACCTAGCTCCAAACTAACCAATTCGGTGAGTGCCCCTATCCATTCTGGTATAGGTCCAGTGATGTTAGTACCAGAGAGGACCAAATATGTTAGGTTGGTAAGCGGCCCTGGCCAATTTGGCAAAGCCCCACTAATATTGTTATAAGAGAAGTCAAGAATTTGCAACATGTTGGAAGGACAGTTTGGTAACCGCTCCATCAACTCTGTGATATCCCCCGAGGTGTTGCTCTGCTCAAGATCTAGTATTTTCAAGCTGCAAAGATTCCTGAAACCGTACGGTATCATGGTGGCCATAAGATTATTCCGTTGGAAATAAACTTGTTCAAGAGAGGTCATGTTGCCTATGCTATCTGGAATAGGGCCCCGAAAGTTGCAACCTTTCAAGTTTAGATAAGTGAGGCTGGTTGTGTTCCAAAACCAGTTGGGAGAAATGGTGGTGCTGAAATTGTTCCCTGAGATATCAAGCACCTCAAGTGCCGTGAGGTTGGACTGACCAAGGAAAGCAACCCTATTTCTTATGCCAGTGTATTGGAGGTATAGCTTTCTAAGAGCGGGAAGCATGTTGACTTGATGGACCCAATCCACTGCAGCGGTAAGGTTCATATGGCTCAAGTCGAGGTGTTTCAGTGATGACAAGTGTGATAGCCAGTGAACATCACCTGAGTATAACTCAAGACTGAACGAGTCGGAGGGCTTGAGGTCAAGGTAGGTAAGCTTGGAGAGGTTCCCGATCTGGGGCGGCACTCTTCCGTAGAACCAGTTGTATGAAAGGTTGAGATATCTGAGGCTCGGCAAAGAACCGATGAACTCGGGTATCTTGGCACCGTTGAAGTTATTGCAACTCATGTCTAGATATCTCAACTGTTGCAAACTGACCAAGGAGTGGCTTATCTCACCTCTGTTTTCATCGACTGGGTAACAGTTGCTCTTTCCCCGAAGGTTGAGCTTGACGACATGGCCGGTTCTGTAGCTGCACCTGACGCCCTTCCATGTGCAGCAGTCTTCACCTTGCCATGACGAGAAGTCAAAATTAGGATTCCAGAGGCTCGCCCTGATAGAGAGGAGTGCGGCCCTCTCATACGCGATGCAGCTCCCGTTCGACaccgatggcggcggcggtggtggtggtggacgaatggaagctgtggctgctggtggAATCGAGAAGAGAAGGCACGACAAAGCTATCAGGGTTCCTTGGGCAAGAAACCTGAGCATGATCATTTTTATGTGTGTTTGCTGGGCATATGAACTCTGGTCTGTCTGTATCTTCTTTTATAGTGGACCTGTCCTTCGTTCAAAGGAGAGGCCGGGTCACTGGTGGACGGAAAACCTTCCTCCCTTGATGGGATCTCCAGTGTCTCGTTCACGAAATTCTTCACTTCACTGAATGAGTGAGACATCACAAGTCTAGCACACGGCAACTGAACCTGACCTGGTAAACAAATTGCCTGGAGCCTCGGCTTCCTGTTACCCACAATGCAGGGCATGGCAATTGGCAAGTGACCAAGTGAGTGAGACCTATGAGAGTATATTACGTTGTACGCACGGTCTATGGATGAACGGGACAAATAAAGATACCTGGTCCGCTAGTCTAGCCTTCATAGAAATGTTGGCATGAGTGTCCGAAACTGAATTTGGTTTTTGCAAGTTTAAGGGATTTGTTTCTATATAGGCATGTCAGAAATTGGGATTGGCTTTGCAAGCTTCTGAATTAATTGTTGTTATAATCACATGTATATGATAATATGAATAGGTGCTTACTCTTCGAACTATGAGTAAATGGCACCGGGTGTCACCTAACTTGTCTAGCATATGCATTTTGATCACTGAACTTGGGAACATGGTGTGCCGGCCATAGAACTTGTCTAGCATGTGGCTTTCCATAGCTTGGAACTATGGTGTCATTAGAGTAATGCTACACGCACGGATGTTTTACGGGTTGATTAGGGATGATGGTCAAGGATTAAATTAGGGGGACGAGCCCTNNNNNNNNNNNNNNNNNNNNNNNNNNNNNNNNNNNNNNNNNNNNNNNNNNNNNNNNNNNNNNNNNNNNNNNNNNNNNNNNNNNNNNNNNNNNNNNNNNNNNNNNNNNNNNNNNNNNNNNNNNNNNNNNNNNNNNNNNNNNNNNNNNNNNNNNNNNNNNNNNNNNNNNNNNNNNNNNNNNNNNNNNNNNNNNNNNNNNNNNNNNNNNNNNNNTCCACACTCCATTAGGCCTCTCCCTATGCACTGTCTCCTAGCACGTTATATCATAAATAGGTATAAAAACTTAAGAGACAACTAGTCCAATGCATGCATGGTTTCTTAGGGGTTGTATCTATTTAATGATTGGGGACTCATGCATACGTGGATGATTTTTTTACCTATAATCACGTGCAAGGGTTGTCTGTTAGCTAAGCTACAACTTTCCTCACTTTCTTCATTAACAACAATGCCATATTAGCAAAATACCTATGAAACCATGCAAAGAAATATGCATTGGGAGAGCCCATTGGCTAGTCATAGTGAGGACTAACTTGACTAGCTAGTGTCATGCTAGTCTATATTACTACATTTATAGTCCAATGTATCTTAGAGGTACTCCCTTCTTTCCTTTTTAATCCGCGCTTTAGATTTGTGGATTATATGGCTACTCCATGTTGGGATGAATAGGGAAAACGGTACCAGCATGGTTGGAGAGAAACTCAGCGTACGAGCCACTCCACCCGGAGTTAATAACTGCATGGATCCATTCACCCCGGAGTTATTAACTGCATGGAGGGTGTAAAGGCATATCCAACGGCAACCCGTAAATTTCCTTCCGCATCCGTCcgtggacacggatgcgggaggacgCCATCCAAGCATAGCCGTATACGTccggcctttctctttctttttcaagTCCGCACAATCAAATAGCAGCGTGCAAAGGGTACAAAcgttcaaatagccgcatgcaacactagttcaaattttgaaaaaagttcaaatattacatcccaacATTGTTTTCCCCTTTCACTGCCCATtgatgctcaatcagatcttccttcagctgctcgtgagttggtcgatgccgaatttgttgatgcgTTGGGATAAACTCCTCAAGTATGGTCGGATTCTTGTCCagaagttggataggatcacccatgttctcatATTCCAGAGCTGCGGCAGCATCATCACCCTCATCCtggacgatcatgttgtgcatgatcacacaacatgtcatcacctcccataaGGTTTCCGCGCcccattgtttagcaggtccacgaaacaactgcaaaacgggcctgcataactccaaatgccctctcgacatcctttctagctccttcttgtctttgggcaaagtgagccTTTTCTGGCCGACTGGGTTTGAGATAGCGCCGACAAAGGTAGCCCATGGAGGATAGATACCGCCAACCAGATAGCATCCCATATTGTACTCGTGTCCATTGACAGGAGGAGCTTTTCCTTCAGTCGGCCTCGCAAAAAAGGCGATCGTTGTAGCACACTAATGTCATTGTGAGACCCAGGCATGCCAAAGAAAgcgtgccaaatccaaagatcttgtgatgaaactacttcaAGAATGATGATGGACTTCTTAACATGACCGTGATATTTCCCTTGTAAAGCCTTCGGGCATTTCTTCCATTTTCAACgcatgcagtcaagagatccaAGCATACCTGTCCACCCTCTTGCTCCTGAGATTGGCAGAAGTCTCTCGGTGTCTGCCACAGTTGATTCTCTCAGGTATTGAGGTCCGAACACCTCGACCATGAcagttgcaaacctgaccatggcatctccgcatgtTCTCTCAGACATCCGCAGGTACTCGTCCCATGAATCAGCGGTTGTACCATATGCAAGCACCCAGAGTGCGGTTGTGCACTTATGGTAACCAGAGAAGACAATCGTTCCCATGGCGTCCATATTCAGGATGAAGTAGTCATCGTAGGACCGACCATCATGGTACAAACGATCCAAGATGGTCTTGCACATCCGAAAATGCCGGCGAAAATGGCCATCGAATAGTGCGTCGCGGCAAAGTAGTCGGCCATCAGTGTCAAATGACcggttgagcactcgatgaccaTTGATCAAGCCtatgaaattgagaacatgctcatCCGCACGCTCTGCGTCTTCAAGGACAGCGTGCATCATCGCCGTCTCACTGGAGTCCTCCTCCTTGTTCAACGAGCCATCAGACGACTCAAAATACGGCTCGTATATGTACCGCGGACAACTGTTTTTAGCTTCGGCGATTCATCGAACAGTTGCTGGGCATGGTGAGAATAACAGTAGCAGATGGTACCTGACGTGGCGGTCGGAGGATAGGGGCTGAACAGAGACGGAGGAGAAGCAGGGTGGAGGCATGCTGGAGCGCTGGAGGTGACGGAGACGCAGAGTTCCGGTAGGGGTTTGGCGTTATGGCTGGGGTGGCGGAGCGGCGGTGAAGGCAAGAGAGAAAGTAGAAAGGAGAGAAAATAGGGGAGGATGGAGTCG
Coding sequences within:
- the LOC123080665 gene encoding receptor-like protein EIX2 — its product is MIMLRFLAQGTLIALSCLLFSIPPAATASIRPPPPPPPPSVSNGSCIAYERAALLSIRASLWNPNFDFSSWQGEDCCTWKGVRCSYRTGHVVKLNLRGKSNCYPVDENRGEISHSLVSLQQLRYLDMSCNNFNGAKIPEFIGSLPSLRYLNLSYNWFYGRVPPQIGNLSKLTYLDLKPSDSFSLELYSGDVHWLSHLSSLKHLDLSHMNLTAAVDWVHQVNMLPALRKLYLQYTGIRNRVAFLGQSNLTALEVLDISGNNFSTTISPNWFWNTTSLTYLNLKGCNFRGPIPDSIGNMTSLEQVYFQRNNLMATMIPYGFRNLCSLKILDLEQSNTSGDITELMERLPNCPSNMLQILDFSYNNISGALPNWPGPLTNLTYLVLSGTNITGPIPEWIGALTELVSLELGGNRLNGIVTEYHLKGLKDLKFLGLHNTDLQIKVSPNWIPPFKLQAIFLASLQLGPAFPPWLRSQTGLQLLHMSNASITAIPAWFWVAFSRTNFIDLSDNEITGTLPATLEFMSTQKMVLSNNRLIGMVPKFPRNTEYMDLSGNSFSGTLPSDFAAPLLEELILYNNSISGTIPSSICSLSQLVVLDLSGNKLTGEVPTCEEDSNSQMSSLHVVNLNTNNLSGDFPKVLRNCQYLVFIDLSYNKFSGDLPTWMGVNFPYLALLRLRYNMFSGKIPVEIGMLQRLQFLDLAHNKFSGSMPDSLVKISAMAQSSGYSYALYQALLSGQGLQIYNSVYDGVYSMDKVSVLTKGQQLEFSLQISYMVILDLSSNSLTGVIPRDIGCLIGLRGLNFSWNNLSGEIPKKIGELKQLESLDLSNNELSGGIPSSMETMTSLSHMNLSYNTLSGKIPLGNQLGTFDASAYIGNIGLCGFPLTPSCLGNRSGQPRYKDDGDGLEDISLYLGLTVGFAFGFGVVFCVMLFKKRWRISYFMFVEGLQDKIYVVVVLKWANLKEN